GATTGTTATGTTGTCACGCTAGGTGAAAAAGCAAAGGATCATTCGGTATCGATTCTGAAAGAATTAAGAAAAGCTGGCATCTCGTCTGAAAAAGACTATGAAAATAAGAAGATGAAAGCCCAATTCAAAGCGGCAGACCGCTTGGAAGCAAAATATGTGGTGGTTGTTGGTGATGACGAATTAGACAAAGGTATTGCCAATGTGAAAAACATGGAGAGCGGTAGTCAAGAGGAAGTATCACTTGATGAGCTGACTTCTTACTTAAAGGAAAGAGTTTGAAAGGAGAGAGGCAAGTGTTTGGTAGATCCTATTATTGTGGTGAATTAACAGAGAAGCATATTGGGGAAAAAGTTACGCTCAAAGGTTGGGTGCAAAAGCGACGTGACCTTGGAGGATTAATCTTTATTGACTTACGTGATAGAAGTGGTATCGTTCAGGTTGTATTTAATCCAGATGTTTCGAAAGAAGCATTAGCGGTTGCGGAAAAGGTTAGAAGTGAGTTCGTCCTAGATATTAAAGGAGAAGTTGTTGCGCGTGAAGAAGGAACAATAAATTCGAATCTTCCTACTGGGAAAGTAGAAATTTTAGTAGAAGAAATTACGATTTTAAATAGTGCAAAAACACCTCCATTCTCTATTTTCGAGACGAACGCAGAAGTATCAGAAGATGTGCGCTTGAAGTATCGATACTTAGATTTAAGACGTACACCAATGTTTGATACTCTGAAAATGCGTCATGATGTAACAAAGTCCATACGCCGCTTTTTAGATGACCAAGGATTTATTGATGTGGAAACGCCGATTTTAACGAAAAGTACACCGGAAGGAGCCCGTGACTATTTAGTGCCTTCACGTGTACATCAAGGAGAGTTTTATGCGTTACCTCAATCTCCACAAATCTTTAAACAATTACTAATGGTGTCTGGATTCGATCGATATTACCAAATTGCGCGTTGTTTCCGTGATGAAGATTTACGTGCAGATCGTCAACCAGAGTTTACTCAAGTGGATATTGAAATGTCATTCATGAGTCAAGAGGAAATCATGACGATGATGGAGCAAATGATGGCGACGCTGATGAAAGAAGTGAAGGGAATCGATGTTACTCTTCCATTCCCACGGATGACATATCATGAAGCGATGGAGCGATATGGTTCCGATAAGCCTGATACTCGCTTTGGCATGGAGCTAGTGAACGTGTCGGAAATTGTAAAAGAATCAAGTTTCAAAGTATTTAGCAGCACAGTTGAAAATGGTGGACAAGTAAAAGCAATCAATGTAAAGGGAAGTGCGGATAAGTACTCACGTAAAGATATTGACGCGTTGACGGAGTTTGTAAATGTTTACGGTGCAAAAGGGCTAGCTTGGTTAAAAGTTGAAGAAGCTGGATTAAAAGGTCCAATTGCGAAGTTCTTCACTGAAGAAGAACAAAATGGATTAATGCAAACTCTTCAAGCTGAGACTGGCGACTTGTTATTATTTGTAGCGGACTCTAAGCAAGTTGTTGCAGATGCTTTAGGAGCATTGCGTTTAAAACTTGGAAAAGAGCTTCAACTAATTGATGAATCAATCTTTAACTTCCTTTGGGTGGTTGACTGGCCGCTTGTGGAATATGCTGAAGAAGAAGATCGTTATTATGCTCTTCACCATCCGTTCACAATGCCAGCTCGTGAGGATGTAGCTTTATTTGATTCAAGTCCAAGTGAAATGAGAGCTCAAGCGTATGACTTAGTTTTAAATGGGTATGAGCTAGGTGGAGGATCCATTCGTATCTTTGAGAAAGATGTCCAAGAAAAAATGTTCAAGCTTTTAGGATTCTCTGAAGAAGAAGCGAAAGAACAGTTCGGATTCTTGTTAGAGGCTTTCGAATACGGTACTCCTCCACATGGTGGAATTGCACTTGGATTAGATCGTTTAGTCATGCTTCTAGCTGGACGCACGAACTTACGTGATACCATTGCATTCCCGAAAACTGCAAGTGCAAGCTGTTTATTAACCGAAGCACCAGGTGAGGTAAGCGAAGAGCAATTACATGAGCTACATTTGAAAGTGGTTCAAAAAGTGGAAGAATAAAAAGAGTGGCGCATGTTGAAAAACATGCGCCATTGTGTTATTCTTAGTTCAACAATCGAATCCAAAATTTTACGTCCTGATGTGTTCGTCGTACACCTAGTTTTGACCGAACAATTCGTTAATCGGGAGCTCGGTGTTTCCAACTTGAGTACATGCCTAACATACTCGTTTAGGACTTACGAATAGTTGGAACAGAGCACCCACCTGCCGTGAGCGGGATCAAAACGATGGAAATGGCGACGGCACAATCGGGACTTTTTTGTTTCTTGAACAACTGCTATTTTGTTTCGTTAGTGGTTTTCTTAATCCAGTCATTAATTAAATCAACGATTTGTTTCTGCTGATTGAGCGCAGATATGTCCGCGTCTCCATCTCCCTTTTGAGGCCCATACATACCAAACCCTCCATGATTACCACCGATGACCTCTACAAATTGACTACCTGTCGGAAGAAATTCTTTTGAACGTTCAATATCGTTTCCAGTTGTTAAACCGTCGTTTGTAGCATAAATCGATAATACAGGTAAAGAATCTTCTTTTAAAGAATCCTTTTCAGAAGGGTAGGATGCTAATAAGACAAGCCCATCGACTTTGTCGAGATGCTCACTAGCGAATTTTGCAGCAGCCACCCCGCCTAATGAGTGTCCACTTATATACCATTCTTCAATATGGTTTGCATCCTGAATAATGTCTTCCGCTTTTTGTGTGTCAAATATGGCGAAATTGAACGCCATACTCGGAATGTAGACGGTATATCCTTTCTCTGAAAGCTGTTCACCTAAATAACTATAGCTTTCAGGCTCGACTTTGCCACCAGGGTATAAAATAATACCAATTTTTGATTCTCCTTCAAAGGTTAAAATGCCGTTCGTATACTCTAACTCTGAATTTGACATTACTTGATACATTTCCTCCGTCGGTTTATACGTAATTTCAGACCAAATGAAAAATATTACGAATAAGCATACACTCAATATTGAGATGCCGATTATAAGTCGTTTTCCCCATCGCTTCATGATGCTTCACGCCTCCACAATCAATTTCCGACACTGATGTCGGATGATGGTGTTATTATGACAATGGAGATAAATTTTGTCAATCCAATCTTTATAATAGATGAAAGCAATTTGTTTTCAACAATTTTTAGGTTGTACCTCTTTTTAACTCCATGCTTGAGAAATCCTCTCTAAATTTAGTAGTTATGATTAACCTTTCTGATAGAAATACTTGTTTTTACTTGTTGAATGATATATTCTTGATTCAGGTAAAATACTGCTAAGTGAAACAAAATTATTGGAGTGATTTTTTTGTTACATCAATTTTCTCGTAATGAACTTGCGATTGGTAAGGAAGGGTTAAATATATTAAAAGGTAGTACGGTAGCTGTTTTAGGAATTGGCGGAGTCGGTTCCTTTGCAGTTGAAGCGCTTGCAAGATCTGGAGTAGGACGCTTAATTTTAGTCGACAAGGATGATGTCGATATCACAAATGTAAACCGTCAAATTCATGCGCTACTTTCAACGGTAGGTCAACCGAAAGTTGACTTAATGAAGGCGCGTATCGCAGATATTAACCCAGAATGTGAAGTTATTTCTCTAAAAATGTTCTATACAGAAGAAACGTATGAAACGTTCTTTAGTTATGAACCAGACTTTGTCATTGATGCTTCTGATACTATTAGCTATAAAATCCATTTAATGAAAGAATGTCTAAAGCGAGATATTCCGATCATTTCGAGTATGGGTGCAGCGAATAAAACAGACCCTACACGCTTTAAAATAGCAGATATCTCAAAAACACATACGGATCCAATTGCGAAAGTTATTCGTACAAAATTGCGTAAAGAAGGAATTCGTAAAGGCATTAAAGTTGTATTCTCAGATGAAAGTCCAATTGTTATTCGTGAAGATGTACGGAAGGAAGTAGGAAATGATGAGGCTAAAATTCGCAAAGCGAAAATGCCACCTTCATCCAACGCATTTGTTCCGTCTGTTGCAGGTTTAATTATGGCTTCTCATGTCATGAATGAACTTTTAAAAGATATTAAAATTCATCGTGTTTCAGATGATCAATAATAGACAAAAGGTGGGTGTCCCAAAAGTAACTGGGGACACCCTTTATTTGTTGTTACAGAAAGTTTAAGTTCAATAAAGTGTTAAAGTATTCTCTTTACTGTTTTTTTGTGTCTAGCTCCAAGCGCCATCAGCTCGGGTCGCTTCGGCCCTGCTGACGGAAGCCTCCCTGCCTAAGGACTTGCGCTTTGCGCTTTTCTCCTAAGCTTCCACCAGCTTTTTAATGAGTATTTTCTTCTTTCATGATTTGTGAAGCTTGCTCCACTAGGTTCATCATTATTTCCAGTTCACCGTTCATGTTCTTTTGTTTTTCAACAATTTCATGAAAAAGGCTTTTCAAACGCTTGTTTTCATCAAGTAACTTTTCGTACTCGTGTTTTAACTGGTGTTGTTCTGCTAATAATGTTTCATAGTTGCGTTCAGTCTCAGCCACTTGTTGTAAGTAGGTGATACAATCGGTTAGTGTAAAAGTCCCCGTAGCATCTTTATTTTTTCTATCATTTTTTACTTCTTCTATTTCATGCTCATAATTTTTTCGTAAAACACTATTCCAACGATACCTACAAGCACTTATGGAGCGATGTATGCTTTCTGCGACATGTTCGAATGCCTTTGCCTATGTTTTGCCTTGCTGCATAAATTGTAGTACGGTAGTTGCAAGTAACTCATCGTCTTCTTTTGACCATGTGTTCGGTTTTGTCTTCACAATAATTCCTCCGACTTGTAACATGCTTGTCTAAATGGATGCTTTAATCTTAGCATTAAACGGATGGTCACTTTATTATGCGTTAAAAAAGAGGATTATTTGGACTGACGGTTTAAATTTTCGTAAACAGTAGCAAGAGCTTGCTCGAATTTCCCTGTCTTCTTCGGTTCAAAATATTTTTTGTTTTTAATAGGGTCGGGTAAATATTGTTGTTTGACCCAACCATTCTCATAATCATGAGGATAGAGATAATCCACACCCCTACCTAATTGTGTAGCCCCTTTATAATGTGCGTCTTTCAAGTGAAGAGGAACCTCTCCGGTCACACCTAGCTTCAAATCTTTTAACGCATGGTCAATGGCTAAGTAGGCTGAATTTGACTTAGGGGATAAGCTAAGTTCAATGACCGCGTTTGCTAGGGGAATTCGCGCTTCAGGAAAGCCAACACGTTCAGCCGCTTCAATTGCTGCCAGTGTTCTTTGTCCAGCTTGTGGGTTGGCAAGTCCAATATCTTCATATGCAATAACTAGAAGACGCCGGGCAATAGAAAAGAGATCCCCTGCTTCAATGAGACGAGCCAAATAATGAAGTGCAGCATTAACGTCAGAGCCACGAATGGATTTTTGAAAAGCGGATAAAACGTCATAATGGGCATCTCCATCTTTATCGTGAACAAAGCTCTTTTTTTGAATGCATTCCTCCACTGTTTCTAAATCAATTTGAACTACATTATTCTCGTCTACTTCCGAAGAACGGACTGCCAGTTCTAATGCATTCATTGCGCTTCGAATATCTCCACCACAACAAACTGCTATGTGATTTAGGCTTTCATCGGTAATTTGAACGTTAAAATCTTTTAACCCTCTTGAGTCGGTAAGAGATCGCTTCAATGCAATCATGATTTCTTCTGGCGCAAGTGGCTTTAATTCAAAGATTTGACATCGGCTTCGAATTGCAGGATTTATCGCATGATATGGATTGCTCGTTGTCGCGCCAATTAATATAATTTTCCCACTTTCTAAATGAGGAAGTAAGAAATCTTGCTTTGCTTTATCCAATCGATGAACTTCATCTAAAATGACAATCAATTGCCCGCTCATTTTTGCTTCCTCAACGACGATTTCCATGTCCTTCTTATTATGAATAACAGCGTTGAGTGATCGGAAGGGCGTATTGGTACTACCAGCAATAGCTGTAGCGATTGATGTTTTCCCAATTCCGGGTGGGCCAAATAAAATCATGGATGTTAATTGTTTTGCTCGCACCATTCGTTCAATAATTTTTCCTTTACCAACTAAATGTTGTTGACCGACGATTTGGTCAATTGAGGTCGGTCTCATTCTAAATGCTAATGGTTTCATGAAATTCACCTATTTCTATCCATGTGTACGATACTCTATATTATGATAATATGCTATAATGACTAAAGTTTAAAGTTATATGAGCAAGTGCGGTCATCAGACATTGATATAAAAGAATATAAGAATAATTTAATGTTTAACAAAAAATAGGAGTGTATAAAAGTGAGAATTTCAACTAAAGGACGCTACGGATTGACAATTATGATTGAATTAGCGAAACGTTATGGTGAAGGCCCTACTTCATTAAAGAGCATTGCGCAGACGCATAATTTATCAGAACATTATTTAGAACAACTCATTGCTCCTTTACGTAACGCTCGTCTTGTTAAAAGTATTCGCGGAGCATATGGTGGATATATATTAGCAGATGATCCACGAAATATTACTGCTGGAGACATTATTCGCGTACTTGAAGGTCCAATCACACCTGTTGAAGGAATTGAAGACGAAGAGCCGGCAAAACGTCATTTATGGATCAAAATTCGTGATGCCATTAAGGATGTGCTGGATAATACAACATTGGAAGATTTAGCGAGTTTTACTGACGATAATGAGCAAGATGCTTACATGTTTTATATTTAAT
The Bacillus kexueae DNA segment above includes these coding regions:
- the aspS gene encoding aspartate--tRNA ligase, giving the protein MFGRSYYCGELTEKHIGEKVTLKGWVQKRRDLGGLIFIDLRDRSGIVQVVFNPDVSKEALAVAEKVRSEFVLDIKGEVVAREEGTINSNLPTGKVEILVEEITILNSAKTPPFSIFETNAEVSEDVRLKYRYLDLRRTPMFDTLKMRHDVTKSIRRFLDDQGFIDVETPILTKSTPEGARDYLVPSRVHQGEFYALPQSPQIFKQLLMVSGFDRYYQIARCFRDEDLRADRQPEFTQVDIEMSFMSQEEIMTMMEQMMATLMKEVKGIDVTLPFPRMTYHEAMERYGSDKPDTRFGMELVNVSEIVKESSFKVFSSTVENGGQVKAINVKGSADKYSRKDIDALTEFVNVYGAKGLAWLKVEEAGLKGPIAKFFTEEEQNGLMQTLQAETGDLLLFVADSKQVVADALGALRLKLGKELQLIDESIFNFLWVVDWPLVEYAEEEDRYYALHHPFTMPAREDVALFDSSPSEMRAQAYDLVLNGYELGGGSIRIFEKDVQEKMFKLLGFSEEEAKEQFGFLLEAFEYGTPPHGGIALGLDRLVMLLAGRTNLRDTIAFPKTASASCLLTEAPGEVSEEQLHELHLKVVQKVEE
- a CDS encoding alpha/beta fold hydrolase, which codes for MKRWGKRLIIGISILSVCLFVIFFIWSEITYKPTEEMYQVMSNSELEYTNGILTFEGESKIGIILYPGGKVEPESYSYLGEQLSEKGYTVYIPSMAFNFAIFDTQKAEDIIQDANHIEEWYISGHSLGGVAAAKFASEHLDKVDGLVLLASYPSEKDSLKEDSLPVLSIYATNDGLTTGNDIERSKEFLPTGSQFVEVIGGNHGGFGMYGPQKGDGDADISALNQQKQIVDLINDWIKKTTNETK
- a CDS encoding tRNA threonylcarbamoyladenosine dehydratase encodes the protein MLHQFSRNELAIGKEGLNILKGSTVAVLGIGGVGSFAVEALARSGVGRLILVDKDDVDITNVNRQIHALLSTVGQPKVDLMKARIADINPECEVISLKMFYTEETYETFFSYEPDFVIDASDTISYKIHLMKECLKRDIPIISSMGAANKTDPTRFKIADISKTHTDPIAKVIRTKLRKEGIRKGIKVVFSDESPIVIREDVRKEVGNDEAKIRKAKMPPSSNAFVPSVAGLIMASHVMNELLKDIKIHRVSDDQ
- a CDS encoding replication-associated recombination protein A; translated protein: MKPLAFRMRPTSIDQIVGQQHLVGKGKIIERMVRAKQLTSMILFGPPGIGKTSIATAIAGSTNTPFRSLNAVIHNKKDMEIVVEEAKMSGQLIVILDEVHRLDKAKQDFLLPHLESGKIILIGATTSNPYHAINPAIRSRCQIFELKPLAPEEIMIALKRSLTDSRGLKDFNVQITDESLNHIAVCCGGDIRSAMNALELAVRSSEVDENNVVQIDLETVEECIQKKSFVHDKDGDAHYDVLSAFQKSIRGSDVNAALHYLARLIEAGDLFSIARRLLVIAYEDIGLANPQAGQRTLAAIEAAERVGFPEARIPLANAVIELSLSPKSNSAYLAIDHALKDLKLGVTGEVPLHLKDAHYKGATQLGRGVDYLYPHDYENGWVKQQYLPDPIKNKKYFEPKKTGKFEQALATVYENLNRQSK
- the cymR gene encoding cysteine metabolism transcriptional regulator CymR, which codes for MRISTKGRYGLTIMIELAKRYGEGPTSLKSIAQTHNLSEHYLEQLIAPLRNARLVKSIRGAYGGYILADDPRNITAGDIIRVLEGPITPVEGIEDEEPAKRHLWIKIRDAIKDVLDNTTLEDLASFTDDNEQDAYMFYI